In Desulfobulbus oralis, one DNA window encodes the following:
- a CDS encoding LTA synthase family protein: MQRTLALLFLGLAAFAPAGLRLATQPDQGAGICSDLSLGLAFFALAWASPWLLRFPLALLWGLFQAGSQELFFSLQRYPVWQDLHYLIDADFVRNTTDGFKFSEPVFVLVQLGSVLLALLVPLKRLRLWRALLLVALALGLGLPGHDQLAQRFDSQSVAARYNPLHWFVLDLVNNRPWIRVEYSAAELPQGLRQADVQGRPLFAGRGAARNVLIIVMEGIPGLYHPEIRNSMGVAAADAPITMEQLAASAPDAMLIPDFTVHSHQTIRGLYAILCGDFSKFSWDTPKAFELQAVPERARDCLPAQMRAHGWSTHYLQAAGLGFMAKDRVMALTGFEQVHGVEWFKKEANPFPFEWGKVDSAFFAGARRYIQGLRRAGKPWMLTLLTVGTHQPYAVPDEVAAKYPNRKAAAVALLDEAVGRFLAQLKQDGVLRDTLVIVTSDESHGAELAGWVSSWGMGMVLAPDGGGRQLPRIKKGGYGLVDMSVSVLDYFELPVPLSVLGRSFFRDYDSPREMLSYTTSVLRRHTAGNQRIECMDDGRCKGGEAPSILGDPPETMRRLPRRQGRELQAIARTLDRTLKVTGAAERVLKFGDGQRRKLSQVVGNDWSDNLVGAQYLDFPANSDVEVRMRLKLLQAPREGVQFKLLVKEWEKDQTDIPLPALPLLHRGESLERSFSFHNKKERQSFSFYLLGSGPGAVLQLDQFDVIIRDAGP, encoded by the coding sequence TTGCAACGAACTCTTGCCCTGCTGTTTCTGGGTCTGGCCGCCTTTGCGCCGGCGGGCCTTCGCCTGGCCACCCAGCCGGATCAGGGGGCCGGGATCTGCTCCGACCTGAGCCTGGGGCTGGCTTTTTTTGCCCTGGCCTGGGCCAGTCCCTGGCTGCTGCGCTTTCCGCTGGCCCTGCTTTGGGGGCTTTTCCAGGCGGGCTCGCAGGAGCTGTTTTTCTCACTCCAGCGCTATCCGGTCTGGCAGGATCTGCACTATCTGATCGATGCGGACTTTGTCAGGAACACCACAGACGGTTTCAAATTCTCGGAACCCGTGTTCGTCCTGGTGCAGTTGGGCTCCGTGCTCCTGGCGCTGCTCGTCCCCCTGAAGCGGCTGCGTCTCTGGCGCGCACTCCTCCTGGTCGCCCTGGCGCTGGGGCTGGGACTGCCCGGTCATGACCAGCTTGCCCAGCGTTTCGACAGCCAGAGTGTCGCCGCCCGCTACAATCCCCTGCACTGGTTTGTCCTGGATCTGGTCAACAACAGGCCCTGGATCAGGGTGGAATACAGTGCGGCCGAGCTGCCCCAGGGGCTGCGGCAGGCCGACGTGCAGGGCAGGCCGCTTTTTGCCGGGCGGGGTGCGGCCAGGAATGTGCTCATCATTGTGATGGAGGGCATTCCCGGCCTGTATCACCCTGAAATCAGGAACAGCATGGGCGTGGCTGCTGCGGATGCGCCCATCACCATGGAGCAGCTTGCGGCCAGCGCCCCAGATGCCATGCTGATCCCGGATTTCACCGTCCACAGTCATCAGACCATTCGCGGACTGTACGCCATCCTCTGCGGCGATTTCAGCAAGTTTTCCTGGGACACGCCCAAGGCCTTTGAATTGCAGGCCGTTCCGGAGCGGGCCCGGGACTGCCTGCCCGCGCAGATGCGGGCGCACGGCTGGTCAACCCACTACCTGCAGGCCGCGGGGCTGGGCTTTATGGCCAAGGACCGCGTCATGGCGCTGACGGGCTTTGAGCAGGTGCACGGCGTGGAATGGTTCAAAAAGGAGGCCAATCCATTTCCCTTTGAGTGGGGCAAGGTGGACAGCGCCTTTTTTGCCGGGGCGCGGCGCTATATCCAGGGACTGCGCAGGGCCGGCAAACCCTGGATGCTGACGCTGCTGACCGTGGGCACGCACCAGCCCTATGCCGTGCCGGATGAAGTCGCGGCAAAATATCCGAACCGCAAGGCCGCGGCCGTGGCGCTGCTGGACGAGGCGGTTGGGCGCTTTCTGGCGCAGCTCAAACAGGACGGTGTGCTCAGGGACACGCTGGTGATCGTGACCTCCGACGAATCCCACGGCGCCGAATTGGCCGGCTGGGTCAGTTCCTGGGGAATGGGCATGGTGCTTGCACCCGATGGCGGCGGCAGGCAGCTTCCGCGCATCAAAAAAGGCGGTTATGGTCTGGTGGACATGAGCGTCTCGGTGCTGGACTACTTTGAGCTGCCCGTGCCGCTGAGCGTCCTGGGCCGCAGCTTTTTCCGCGATTACGACAGCCCCCGGGAGATGCTCTCCTACACGACCTCGGTGCTCCGGCGGCACACGGCCGGCAATCAGCGCATCGAGTGCATGGATGACGGCAGGTGCAAAGGCGGCGAAGCCCCGAGCATCCTGGGCGATCCGCCGGAAACGATGCGCCGCCTGCCGCGCAGGCAGGGCCGCGAGCTGCAGGCCATTGCCCGCACTCTGGATAGAACGCTCAAGGTCACGGGCGCAGCGGAACGGGTGCTGAAGTTTGGCGATGGCCAGCGGCGCAAATTGTCCCAGGTGGTGGGCAACGACTGGAGTGACAACCTGGTGGGCGCACAGTACCTGGATTTCCCGGCCAATTCGGATGTCGAGGTGCGTATGCGCCTGAAGTTGCTGCAGGCGCCCAGGGAGGGCGTGCAGTTCAAGCTGCTGGTCAAGGAGTGGGAGAAGGACCAGACGGATATTCCCCTGCCCGCATTGCCGCTGCTGCACAGGGGGGAAAGCC
- the gdhA gene encoding NADP-specific glutamate dehydrogenase produces the protein MSYVERVLTSLGDRYPHQPVFLQAVKEVLTSIQPALDRKKDYEKYKILERITEPERIISFRVDWVDDKGEVQTNRGYRVQYNSVIGPYKGGLRLHPSVNLGILKFLGFEQIFKNSLTGLPIGGGKGGSDFDPKGKTENEIMRFCQAFMNELFRHIGATIDVPAGDIGVGGREIGYLFGQYKKLTRRYEGVLTGKNPLFGGSLARTEATGYGVVYLTQSMLAARKEGLEGKTCAVSGAGNVATYCCEKLIQVGAKPVTISDSRGMIYDPTGIKVDVLKQVKEVERASLMRYEELVSTAKYTPLADYPKGRNAVWDVPCFAAFPCATQNELNGADAQALLKNGCKCVTEGANMPSTLEATNTFLQAGIAYAPAKAANAGGVATSQLEMEQNASMQSWTFEDVDARLRAIMQNIYQNAAGTAADMGAPGNLVVGANIAGFRKVADAMLALGVC, from the coding sequence ATGTCGTACGTTGAAAGAGTGTTGACCAGCCTCGGCGATCGCTACCCCCATCAGCCCGTGTTCCTGCAGGCGGTGAAAGAGGTGCTTACCAGCATCCAGCCGGCTCTGGACAGAAAAAAGGACTACGAAAAATACAAGATCCTCGAGCGCATCACCGAACCGGAGCGCATCATCTCATTCCGTGTGGACTGGGTGGACGACAAAGGCGAGGTCCAGACCAACCGCGGCTACCGGGTCCAGTACAATTCCGTCATCGGCCCCTACAAGGGCGGTCTGCGCCTGCACCCCAGCGTCAATCTGGGCATTCTGAAATTTCTCGGCTTCGAGCAGATCTTCAAGAATTCCCTGACCGGCCTGCCCATTGGCGGTGGCAAGGGCGGCTCCGATTTTGATCCCAAGGGCAAGACGGAAAACGAAATCATGCGCTTCTGCCAGGCCTTCATGAACGAGCTGTTCCGCCACATCGGCGCGACCATCGACGTGCCGGCCGGGGATATCGGGGTCGGCGGCCGTGAGATCGGCTATCTCTTCGGCCAGTACAAGAAGCTGACCCGCAGGTACGAGGGGGTATTGACCGGCAAGAACCCGCTCTTCGGCGGCTCGCTGGCCCGCACCGAGGCCACGGGTTATGGCGTGGTCTATTTGACCCAGAGCATGCTGGCCGCACGCAAGGAAGGCCTGGAGGGCAAGACCTGTGCCGTCTCGGGCGCCGGCAATGTGGCCACCTACTGCTGCGAAAAGCTGATCCAGGTGGGCGCGAAGCCGGTCACCATCTCCGACTCCCGGGGCATGATCTATGACCCCACGGGCATCAAGGTGGATGTGCTGAAGCAGGTGAAGGAAGTGGAGCGCGCCTCGCTCATGCGCTATGAGGAGCTGGTGTCAACCGCAAAATACACGCCGCTTGCCGACTACCCGAAGGGACGCAACGCGGTATGGGACGTGCCCTGCTTCGCGGCCTTCCCCTGCGCCACCCAGAACGAGCTGAACGGGGCCGATGCCCAGGCGCTGTTGAAGAACGGCTGCAAGTGCGTGACCGAGGGGGCGAACATGCCCTCCACCCTGGAGGCGACCAATACCTTCCTCCAGGCGGGCATTGCCTATGCGCCGGCCAAGGCCGCCAATGCGGGCGGTGTGGCCACGAGCCAACTGGAAATGGAGCAGAACGCCAGCATGCAGAGCTGGACTTTCGAGGACGTGGACGCCAGGCTGCGGGCCATCATGCAGAATATCTACCAGAATGCCGCGGGTACCGCCGCCGATATGGGCGCACCGGGCAATCTGGTGGTGGGCGCGAATATCGCCGGTTTCCGCAAGGTCGCCGACGCCATGCTGGCCCTGGGCGTGTGCTGA
- a CDS encoding D-alanine--D-alanine ligase family protein codes for MAKIRLALIAGGMSDEREVSLRGAAGVAAALSSEKYEISRYDPASDLARLARDAGDLDCAFLVLHGRYGEDGAIQGFLDLLGLPYQGSGVLGSASAMNKHRAKTLYRAAGLPVAPWRMAEPADARQPERLARELLLPCVVKPVSQGSSIGMSIVHTQDELGPALALAFRHDAQVMVEEYVRGRELTVSVMGGEEDLRALPVIEIIPDSRYAFFNYEAKYRQGATREVCPAEIEASIRDQAQAYAVAAHRCLGLSDYSRTDMIMAPDGRLYLLETNTIPGMTPTSLLPQAAAKAGYAFPELLDKLIELALARREQKKA; via the coding sequence ATGGCAAAGATTCGTTTGGCCCTGATCGCAGGCGGCATGTCCGATGAGCGGGAGGTTTCCCTCAGGGGCGCGGCAGGCGTGGCGGCCGCGCTGAGTTCCGAAAAATACGAGATCAGCCGTTATGATCCGGCAAGCGATCTGGCCAGACTGGCCAGGGATGCGGGCGATCTGGACTGCGCCTTTCTGGTGCTGCACGGCCGCTACGGCGAAGACGGCGCCATTCAGGGCTTTCTCGATCTTCTGGGGCTGCCCTACCAGGGTTCGGGGGTGCTGGGCAGCGCCTCGGCCATGAACAAGCATCGCGCCAAGACGCTGTACAGGGCGGCAGGTCTGCCGGTCGCGCCGTGGCGCATGGCAGAGCCCGCGGACGCCCGCCAGCCGGAGCGACTGGCCCGTGAGCTGCTTTTGCCCTGCGTGGTCAAGCCGGTGAGCCAGGGCTCGTCCATCGGCATGTCCATTGTGCATACCCAGGACGAACTCGGCCCGGCCCTGGCGCTGGCCTTTCGGCATGACGCCCAGGTCATGGTGGAGGAATATGTCCGGGGCCGCGAGTTGACCGTGTCGGTTATGGGCGGGGAGGAGGATTTGCGTGCCTTGCCGGTGATCGAGATCATCCCGGACAGCCGCTACGCCTTCTTCAACTACGAGGCCAAGTACAGGCAGGGCGCGACCCGCGAGGTCTGTCCGGCGGAGATCGAAGCCAGCATCCGCGACCAGGCCCAGGCCTACGCAGTGGCCGCGCATCGCTGCCTGGGCCTGTCCGACTACAGCCGCACCGACATGATCATGGCCCCTGACGGCCGCCTGTATCTGCTGGAAACCAACACCATTCCCGGCATGACCCCGACCAGCCTGCTGCCCCAGGCGGCGGCCAAGGCCGGTTATGCCTTCCCGGAGCTTTTGGACAAGCTGATTGAACTGGCGCTCGCCAGGCGGGAGCAGAAAAAGGCCTGA
- a CDS encoding sensor histidine kinase gives MPEHSLRSLFRLLRAKVTDKSLLPFALVNYFAFTSFAVILAAAFVLSWLIADNARSTLIRRSEAYSQLFADNLNRQVFVQFVLPTVVRYGHIAISNQNQYENLDEIVKNLTRGMNIKEVTIYDSVDNIVAYSTVQPLMGQRGLGGLEYSKAALGEENSVVISSGSLLSLLPGSEAIFCTVKTYVPFRPETRQARQTDDVIGVIEVEQDISEDMRAIIVLQGKVILLSLAIMSLLFAILSMIVVRANRIMARRAEERIRLEEELNEAQRLAALGKMVASVSHEIKNPLGIVRSTAEVLSGRIGKLAPGSERLAGIIVEETTRLDRIVRDFLDFARPRTSALTPGQLQEPAERVLAFLHAELEQAGIEVETHFAPDLPAVLMDSAHMYQMVFNMVYNAMQAMRGGGRLRLETGFAPGGRAVRLAIVDTGCGIAPEDLKQIFTPFFTSKTRGTGLGLAIARSIVEKHGGRIEVSSLVGAGSNFTIVLPVPTESGPQEHRKTATS, from the coding sequence ATGCCGGAGCATAGTCTGCGCAGTCTGTTTCGCCTGCTGAGGGCAAAGGTCACGGACAAGAGTCTGTTGCCCTTTGCCCTGGTGAACTATTTTGCCTTCACCTCCTTTGCCGTCATTCTGGCGGCTGCCTTTGTGCTGTCCTGGCTGATCGCGGACAATGCCCGCAGCACCCTGATCAGGCGCAGCGAGGCCTATTCCCAGCTCTTTGCCGACAATCTGAACCGGCAGGTCTTTGTCCAGTTCGTTTTGCCGACTGTGGTCCGCTATGGCCATATCGCCATTTCCAACCAGAACCAGTACGAGAATCTGGACGAGATCGTCAAGAACCTGACCCGCGGCATGAACATCAAGGAGGTCACGATTTACGATTCAGTGGACAATATCGTGGCCTATTCCACCGTGCAGCCGCTCATGGGCCAGCGGGGGCTGGGTGGCCTGGAGTACAGCAAGGCGGCGCTGGGTGAAGAAAATTCTGTCGTGATCTCCAGCGGTTCCCTGCTGAGCCTGCTGCCGGGCAGCGAGGCCATTTTCTGCACCGTGAAGACCTATGTGCCGTTCCGCCCCGAAACCCGGCAGGCCCGGCAGACGGACGATGTCATAGGCGTGATCGAGGTGGAGCAGGACATTTCGGAGGACATGCGCGCCATCATCGTGCTGCAGGGCAAGGTCATCTTGCTGTCCCTGGCCATCATGTCTTTGCTCTTTGCCATCCTGAGCATGATCGTCGTCCGCGCCAACCGCATTATGGCGCGCCGGGCAGAGGAGCGCATTCGCCTGGAAGAGGAACTGAACGAGGCGCAGCGCCTGGCTGCTCTGGGCAAAATGGTGGCCTCGGTTTCCCACGAGATCAAGAATCCCCTGGGCATCGTGCGGTCGACCGCAGAGGTGCTGTCCGGCCGTATCGGCAAGCTGGCGCCGGGCAGCGAGCGGCTGGCCGGCATCATTGTGGAGGAAACCACCCGCCTGGACCGGATTGTCCGGGACTTCCTCGATTTCGCCCGACCGCGTACCTCTGCCCTGACGCCAGGGCAGTTGCAGGAACCGGCGGAGCGTGTCCTGGCCTTTCTGCATGCCGAGCTGGAGCAGGCAGGCATTGAGGTGGAAACGCATTTCGCCCCTGACCTGCCTGCTGTGCTCATGGACAGTGCCCATATGTATCAGATGGTTTTCAACATGGTGTACAATGCCATGCAGGCCATGAGGGGCGGCGGCCGCCTGCGGCTGGAAACCGGGTTCGCGCCGGGCGGCCGGGCGGTCAGGCTGGCCATCGTCGATACGGGTTGCGGCATTGCTCCTGAGGACCTGAAACAGATTTTCACCCCCTTCTTCACCAGCAAAACCCGCGGTACCGGACTGGGGCTGGCGATTGCCCGCAGCATTGTGGAAAAGCATGGCGGCCGGATAGAGGTGAGCAGCCTCGTGGGCGCTGGCAGCAATTTCACCATTGTTCTGCCGGTGCCGACGGAGTCCGGCCCGCAGGAACACAGGAAAACCGCGACCTCCTGA
- the ftsZ gene encoding cell division protein FtsZ, translating to MDIRTEYGRGEVINDDIVIKVIGVGGGGGNVINTMVANELTGVEFIAANTDMQALNMSLAPRRLQLGSGVTKGLGAGADPDRGREAAQESYEELLGILDGANMVFITAGLGGGTGTGALPVIARACKEVGALTVAVVSKPFCFEGKKRMKNAEAGWEALREHADTIITVPNDRLLTMMNKNSTMSEMLEKVDHVLLDAVRGITDVIKVHGQINLDFEDLRTVMREVGPAIMGTGVASGENRAVEAARTAIDNQLLEDVGIDGARGVLVNVSAARETLTLTEWQEAMALIQEKAHEDANIILGVIYDESLGEEMRVTVIATGISSREEVETPVRSPRHPVIRLGSRRTTFDDPPARTNTGSSFGFGNESPARPNPLPTGLTPMPATSFDDDGVDEDELEKIPTYVRRNAN from the coding sequence ATGGACATAAGGACTGAGTATGGGCGGGGGGAAGTCATCAATGATGACATCGTCATCAAGGTGATCGGCGTGGGCGGCGGCGGCGGCAACGTCATCAACACCATGGTGGCCAACGAACTGACCGGCGTGGAGTTCATCGCGGCCAACACGGATATGCAGGCCCTGAACATGTCGCTCGCCCCGAGGAGGCTGCAGTTGGGCTCTGGCGTGACCAAGGGCCTGGGGGCCGGCGCCGATCCGGATCGCGGTCGTGAAGCGGCGCAGGAGAGCTATGAAGAGCTCTTGGGCATACTGGACGGCGCCAACATGGTGTTCATTACCGCAGGTCTGGGCGGCGGCACGGGTACAGGCGCACTGCCTGTCATCGCCAGGGCCTGCAAGGAAGTGGGCGCACTGACCGTGGCCGTGGTCAGCAAGCCCTTCTGCTTTGAGGGCAAAAAACGCATGAAAAACGCGGAGGCCGGCTGGGAGGCCCTGCGCGAGCATGCCGATACCATCATTACCGTGCCGAACGACCGCCTGCTCACCATGATGAACAAGAATTCCACCATGAGCGAGATGCTGGAAAAGGTGGACCACGTGCTCCTGGATGCGGTACGCGGCATTACCGATGTCATCAAGGTGCACGGCCAGATCAACCTGGACTTTGAAGACCTGCGCACCGTCATGCGTGAAGTCGGTCCGGCCATCATGGGCACGGGTGTGGCCTCCGGTGAGAATCGCGCCGTGGAGGCGGCTAGGACCGCCATCGACAACCAGCTGCTGGAGGACGTGGGCATTGACGGCGCCAGGGGCGTGCTGGTCAACGTTTCCGCTGCCCGGGAGACCCTGACCCTGACCGAATGGCAGGAAGCCATGGCCCTGATTCAGGAAAAGGCCCATGAAGATGCCAACATCATTCTGGGCGTGATTTACGACGAGTCTCTGGGCGAGGAAATGCGGGTCACGGTCATTGCCACCGGCATCAGCAGCCGTGAAGAGGTTGAAACTCCGGTACGCTCTCCCAGGCATCCGGTGATTCGCCTGGGCAGTCGCCGGACCACTTTTGACGATCCGCCCGCGCGGACCAATACGGGCAGCTCCTTTGGCTTTGGCAATGAAAGCCCGGCCCGGCCCAATCCCCTGCCGACCGGCCTGACGCCGATGCCGGCGACCAGCTTCGACGATGACGGCGTGGACGAGGACGAGCTGGAGAAAATCCCAACCTATGTGCGCCGGAACGCCAACTGA
- the ftsA gene encoding cell division protein FtsA produces the protein MNESWMTEREQSAGGGLEERRVQIDAREDREPGLLVAGLDIGSTKICAMIGEVFPDRVDIIGVGTSQSSGMRKGVVVNIQSTVEAVRTAVKKASDMAGCDINQVYVGIAGSHIKSFDSPGIIAINNQEVRQKDIEAVVQAAQTVKISDNQQIIHVLPQEFMVDDHTGIQSPLGMTGVRLVTNVRIVTADMTALHNLIACCSQAGLNVVEVVLESVAAADAVLTPEEKDQGVGLIDIGGGTTDLAVFSNGTIKYSWELALGGNNLTNDLSVGLRTPLQEAEELKYLYGGALSSIIKENQMIDVPTVGERKNRKVSQKSLVGILEARMEEIFQLVDKNIATAGVRNRIKAGLVLTGGTALLPNVVELAEQVFDMPVRIGYPSNVGGLLEQINTPRTTTAVGLVLFGSHSKKFAAQEQGGIFSRFKRWLRGMI, from the coding sequence ATGAATGAATCATGGATGACGGAGCGGGAACAGTCTGCCGGCGGAGGCTTGGAAGAAAGACGGGTGCAGATTGACGCACGCGAAGACCGGGAACCCGGCCTTCTGGTAGCCGGTCTGGATATCGGCTCCACCAAAATCTGCGCCATGATCGGCGAAGTATTTCCTGATCGGGTGGACATCATCGGCGTGGGCACCAGCCAGTCTTCCGGCATGCGCAAGGGGGTGGTGGTCAATATTCAGTCCACGGTCGAGGCCGTCAGGACGGCGGTGAAAAAGGCCTCCGACATGGCTGGCTGCGACATCAATCAGGTCTATGTGGGCATTGCCGGCAGCCATATCAAGAGTTTCGATTCCCCGGGCATCATTGCCATCAACAATCAGGAAGTCCGGCAGAAGGATATCGAGGCTGTCGTGCAGGCGGCGCAGACCGTCAAGATTTCCGACAACCAGCAGATCATCCACGTGCTCCCGCAGGAGTTCATGGTGGATGACCACACCGGCATCCAGAGTCCCCTGGGCATGACCGGCGTGCGGCTGGTCACCAATGTACGTATTGTCACCGCCGACATGACGGCCCTGCACAACCTGATTGCCTGCTGCAGTCAGGCCGGCCTCAACGTGGTCGAGGTGGTGCTGGAATCGGTGGCAGCGGCCGACGCGGTGCTGACACCCGAGGAAAAGGATCAGGGCGTCGGTCTTATCGACATCGGTGGCGGCACCACGGATCTGGCCGTGTTCAGCAATGGGACCATCAAGTACTCCTGGGAGCTGGCGCTGGGCGGCAACAACCTGACCAATGACCTCTCCGTGGGCTTGCGTACCCCCTTGCAGGAAGCCGAGGAGCTGAAGTATCTCTATGGCGGCGCCCTGTCGTCCATCATCAAGGAAAACCAGATGATTGACGTGCCGACTGTGGGCGAACGCAAGAACCGCAAGGTCTCCCAGAAAAGTCTGGTCGGCATTCTGGAGGCCCGGATGGAGGAAATCTTCCAGTTGGTGGACAAGAATATTGCCACCGCCGGCGTCCGCAATCGCATCAAGGCCGGCCTGGTGCTGACCGGCGGCACCGCGCTTTTGCCCAACGTGGTCGAGTTGGCGGAGCAGGTCTTCGACATGCCGGTGCGCATAGGCTACCCCAGCAATGTGGGCGGTCTTCTGGAGCAGATCAATACGCCGCGCACGACCACTGCAGTTGGTCTGGTGCTTTTTGGCAGCCATTCCAAGAAGTTCGCCGCCCAGGAGCAGGGCGGGATCTTCAGCAGATTCAAACGCTGGCTGCGGGGCATGATCTGA
- a CDS encoding cell division protein FtsQ/DivIB: protein MPCMLLGLALLGGWTLHQLCHWNIFRVTELRLEGAHTLSEGQVLGLGGLEQGLNLVTLNTRRIERQIATHPWVAGVQVKRQWPSGVLVELHEYVPFALLNQVHPGGGSQLSYIDYDGHVIAEVPEGGGLDYPVINGAGPDDIADGRLVTGGAAERALQILHLAARGNALLPLQSVSEVYIGTKKDFTLYLAEHPFPIHFGRDHLEHKFNELLHVLKQLYDSGDIGRTTVLEMGYGDDVNKMLCRSAQSK, encoded by the coding sequence ATGCCCTGCATGTTGCTGGGGCTGGCCCTGCTGGGAGGATGGACCTTGCATCAACTCTGCCACTGGAACATCTTCCGGGTGACGGAACTGCGCCTCGAGGGCGCGCATACCCTGAGCGAAGGGCAGGTGCTGGGTCTGGGCGGTCTCGAACAGGGCCTCAATCTGGTGACCCTGAACACCCGCAGGATCGAGCGGCAGATTGCCACCCATCCCTGGGTGGCCGGGGTGCAGGTCAAAAGGCAGTGGCCTTCGGGCGTCCTGGTGGAGCTGCACGAGTATGTGCCCTTTGCCCTGCTCAATCAGGTTCATCCCGGTGGCGGCTCCCAGTTGAGTTACATCGATTACGATGGCCATGTCATTGCCGAGGTGCCCGAGGGGGGCGGACTGGATTATCCGGTGATCAATGGCGCTGGCCCGGATGACATCGCGGACGGACGGCTGGTCACGGGGGGCGCAGCCGAGAGGGCCTTGCAGATTTTGCACCTGGCTGCCCGGGGCAATGCCCTCCTGCCCCTGCAGTCGGTTTCCGAAGTGTATATCGGAACAAAAAAAGATTTTACTCTTTATCTGGCGGAGCATCCTTTTCCCATTCATTTTGGGCGTGATCATTTAGAGCATAAATTCAACGAGTTGCTGCATGTGCTCAAGCAACTCTACGACAGCGGCGACATCGGACGGACCACTGTGCTTGAAATGGGATATGGTGATGATGTAAATAAAATGTTATGTCGTTCAGCACAGTCCAAGTGA
- the murB gene encoding UDP-N-acetylmuramate dehydrogenase has product MNSSQKKALERLCPMVRWQVSMADFSSFRTGGTIEALVETGDCSVLPGLLRWLGEERIPWQVLGGGSNILFKSGLHEGVFLRLKGSQRDLLLREDPAPEGLHLVDVQAGIRLSRLLGWCAQQGFSGLEFMTGIPGTVGGAVAMNAGAFGGCMGDRLVALRCLNARGEAAELPARLLSFQYRQTLFPPAYREHCLITGATLGLRLAAGADIRERMRAVLAQRRARQPLGMPSAGSFFKNPPGDYAGRLIERAGLKGYSHGQAMVSPRHGNIIVNRGGASPEDILGLMRVVQERVRRHCGIVLEPEVRLF; this is encoded by the coding sequence ATGAACAGCAGCCAGAAAAAAGCCCTGGAGCGGCTCTGCCCGATGGTGCGGTGGCAGGTCAGCATGGCTGATTTCTCCTCCTTCCGCACCGGCGGCACTATCGAGGCTCTGGTGGAAACCGGAGACTGCTCCGTTTTGCCGGGCCTTTTGCGCTGGCTGGGCGAGGAGCGCATTCCCTGGCAGGTTTTGGGCGGCGGTTCCAATATTCTTTTCAAAAGCGGTCTGCACGAGGGCGTGTTCCTGCGTCTCAAAGGCAGCCAGAGGGACCTGCTCCTGCGGGAGGACCCGGCCCCGGAGGGCCTGCATCTGGTGGATGTGCAGGCAGGCATCCGCCTGAGCCGCCTTCTGGGCTGGTGCGCGCAACAGGGGTTCTCCGGTCTGGAGTTTATGACCGGTATTCCCGGCACGGTCGGCGGCGCCGTGGCCATGAACGCCGGCGCCTTCGGCGGTTGCATGGGCGACAGGCTCGTGGCCCTGCGCTGCCTGAATGCCAGGGGCGAGGCGGCCGAGCTGCCCGCCCGCCTGCTGTCCTTCCAGTACCGGCAGACCCTGTTCCCGCCGGCATACCGGGAGCACTGCCTGATTACCGGAGCAACGCTTGGCCTGCGGCTCGCGGCCGGGGCGGACATACGGGAGCGGATGCGCGCGGTGCTGGCCCAAAGGCGGGCCAGACAGCCGCTCGGCATGCCCAGCGCCGGCTCCTTTTTCAAGAATCCACCCGGCGACTATGCGGGCCGGCTGATCGAGCGGGCCGGACTCAAGGGCTACAGTCACGGGCAGGCCATGGTCTCGCCCAGGCACGGCAACATCATTGTCAATCGGGGCGGCGCCAGCCCGGAAGATATCCTGGGGCTCATGCGCGTCGTCCAGGAACGGGTGCGCCGGCACTGCGGCATCGTGCTGGAGCCCGAGGTGCGCCTGTTTTGA